From one Solanum lycopersicum chromosome 12, SLM_r2.1 genomic stretch:
- the LOC138340389 gene encoding uncharacterized protein, which produces MGSYEVKKPEFRPYHDYDQNLMGWLGDVTLQHVHRTENKRVDALAALASMLTLPDQTQVTICQKWIVPPPNEEEYIENEFEHLVVVSYAAEEDWRQPIIDYMCYRILPENPKRKTDIHRRAPHFFYYKDTLYRISFEGMLLLCLGTEEAIHAKQEAHSGVFGSHQS; this is translated from the coding sequence ATGGGAAGTTATGAGGTGAAGAAACCTGAATTTCGTCCTTATCATGATTAtgatcaaaatttaatgggATGGCTTGGAGATGTAACCCTTCAACATGTGCATAGAACAGAAAACAAAAGAGTTGATGCATTGGCTGCTCTAGCTTCAATGCTAACCCTTCCTGATCAAACACAAGTTACTATTTGTCAAAAATGGATAGTACCACCACCAAATGAGGAAgaatatatagaaaatgagtttgaGCATCTTGTTGTCGTTTCTTATGCCGCAGAGGAAGATTGGAGACAACCCATTATTGACTACATGTGTTATAGGATACTCCCAGAAAATCCAAAGAGAAAGACTGACATTCATCGGCGTGCACCTCATTTCTTTTACTACAAGGACACATTATATAGAATATCATTTGAGGGTATGTTATTACTATGTTTAGGAACGGAAGAAGCAATTCATGCTAAGCAAGAAGCACATTCAGGAGTGTTTGGATCACATCAATCTTGA